The sequence CCAGTGACAGACTGTAGACCCAGACACGCAGGCGCGGATTGAACTCCCCGGGGCGACGGTCACCCCAGAAGGCGATGGCGAACAGCAACGCCATATAAAGCAGGAAAATAAAGGCTACCAGGCCACCTGAAAGCATCGTCAACCGTCGCGCATCATATCGGGGAAACAGAAGTTAGTCTGGCAGTGCTGACGGCATTTGCCCAGTCATGGACCCTACGACCTAAGTCGACCAACTGCTGATCAACCCAGCAGCACCAGACTCCAGACCACGATGATCAACAGCAACCCAAGCATCTGCGCAGCGCTGCCCATATCCTTGGAGGCCTTGGACAATGGATGACGTTCCAGCGAGATTCGATCGATCGCAGCTTCGATGGCCGAGTTGAGCAACTCGATAATCAACGACAACAGCACACTGCCGATCATCAAGGCACGGCCAATATTGTCGACTGGTAGCCAGATGGCCAGGGGAATCAGCACCAGCGCCAGCCATACCAATTGGCGGAATGCGGCTTCGCCGCGGTAGGCGGCACTCAGGCCATCGAGCGAATAGCCCGCCGCACGCCAGATTCGGCGCCAACCGGTAATACCCTTATAAGGATTGTCGCTCATCGTCAGTGACCGGTCTGGGTCAGCTCCATGTGCTGTAGCGCCAGGGCAGCCTGGGTACGGGTACGCACCCCAAGCTTGCGGAAGATTGCAGTGACGTGGGCCTTGACCGTCGCCTCCGATACGTTCAGTTCATAGGCGATCTGCTTGTTCAGCAGGCCGTCACACACCATGGTCAGAACCCGGAACTGCTGCGGCGTGAGGCTGGCCAGCTGGGCACTGAGCGCCTGCTCCTGATCCGACAACGGGCCGCTATCCTCACTCTGGGCAGGCCAGCATACCCCACCTTCAAGCACTTCGGTCACGGCCGCCTGAATACCTTCCAGAGTCGATGACTTGGGAATGAAGCCACTGGCGCCGAAGTCCCGGGCTCTGGTCACCACAGCGGCCTCTTCCTGAGCCGAAATAACCACTACCGGAATCTGCGGATACTGGCCACGCAGCAGGACCAGACCGGAAAAACCGTAGGCGCCGGGCATGTTCAGATCCAGCAGGACCAGATCCCAGTCACCGCGCTGATCCAGACAGTTCTGCAATTCGGCGATGCTGCCGGCTTCGGTAAGGCGAAGATCAGCCCCCAGACCACTGCTCAAGGCTTGCTTCAAGGCGCTGCGAAACAGCGGGTGATCATCGGCGATCAGGATGTCATAGGTCAGGCCCATGCAGGGATTCCCAAGTTTTTTTGTTGTCGTTGGCTGGGCGTCAAGCCTGCCATCCAGAGCGCTCCGCGTCAATTTTAACTTCAGCACAAAGACTGCTATGGCCATCACTCATGCAACTGTATCTGTCTGCCACGGCAGGTGGGCGGCATAATTCCGCTCTTTTGCCAGCCATGTGGAAGCAGTCATGAACCTGCGCACTTACAAAGCCGACGCCCTGATGCTGATCACCGCCCTGATCTGGGGCACGACCTTTGTCGCGCAGAGTCTGGGCATGGAACATATCGGCCCCCTCCTCTACACCGGTCTGCGCTTCACCCTTGGCGCACTGGTGGTGCTGCCACTGGTACTACTGGCTCGCCCGCAGGCCGACCAGGCTCATCGGCGCTTCAGCCGACCAATGCTGCTGGGCAGCCTGGTACTGGGGTTGGTACTGACTCTGGGGATTAACCTGCAGCAGATCGGCCTGATGTTCACCACAGTCACCAACTCCGGCTTCATCACCGGTCTGTATGTAATTCTAGTCCCATTGTTTGGCCTGTTCATTGGCATGCGTACCGGCCTGGGAACCTGGGGTGGCGCTCTGTTGGCACTGGTCGGCATGCTGCTGCTGAGCATCAACGAGGATTACCGGATCGTCTCTGGTGACTGGTTGCAACTGGCTGGCGCTGCCTGCTGGGCCGTGCATGTTTTGCTGGTCGGCGCACTGGCCAGTCGCTACGATCCAATCCGGGTAGCCTTTCTCCAGTTCGTAGTCTGCGCCCTGATCAGTCTGACTCTGGCCTTCGCCCTAGAGCCAATCGACTGGGATGCAGTGCTGTTGGCCGGACCGGCGATCCTGTATGGAGGCTTGCTGGCCGTAGGCATTGCCTTCACCTTGCAAGTGGTGGCGCAAAAGGATGCGCTTGCCTCCCATGCCGCAATCATTCTCAGTCTGGAAGCCGTGTTCGCCGCCATCGCTGGCTGGCTGGTCCTGAATGAAACCTTGAGTCTGCGCGGTTTTATCGGCTGCTGCCTGATGCTCGCCGGTATGCTGATCGCTCAACTGGTACCGTTATACCTGGAACGGCGCCGCACACTGCTGGCAGTTCAGCAGGAGCCGGCCGGGCATCATTGAGCGCTATCAGCCCTCAAGCCTTGCTTGCAAACGCTCGCGCGCTGGACTATGCGGCGCCGACACCCTCAACCGTGAGGCCAGATAACTCTCGCTGAACACCTGAAAGTAGTCATCCAGGCACTGACCGACCTGAGGCTCACCGGCCGCTGCCAGGCAGGCCGCCGCCACTTCCACTGTGCATAGATGTTCCTCGCGGCAGGAGCGGCGTAGACGGTAACGCGAAGCCTGCTCAGGCTGCAGACTGAGTAATGGCAAGCCGGCCAGATAAGGGCTTTTGCGAAACATCTTGCGCGCCTGGGTCCAGGTAGCATCAAGAATGATCAATAGCGGACGCTTGCCCGGCGTGGCCTGGGGAGCGCTGACCACCGCCTGCCCGACACGGGCGTACTCAACCGGAAACACCACGTAAGGCTGCCAACGCGGATCGGCCAGCAGCGCCAGCAACGCCGGATCAACCTCGGTACGCGACCAGACGAACGCCTGAGTGTCAGCCAGACAATCGGCGATCAGCCGCCCGGTATTGGTTGGCTTCAACGGCTCCAGCGCATGCATCAGCAGGCAAAAACAGGGCTCGGCCTGCAGGTTCGGGCGCAGTGCGCAAATGCAGGTATGCACGGCCAGATGGCAGCCGGCGCAGCGCTGCATGCGCGAGCCCCGGGCCTTGAACTCACGGGTGGAGCGCGCCTTGAGTTCATGACGCAACTGATTGACCGCATGCGGCAGAGTCGTATTCACCAGGATAATCCCACGGACTGGACAGCATCATGGCCGCATGACAGCATGCAGCCAGTGACCAGCAAGGATACGCCAGACGGGCCAACTTTGCAGTGGCGGCGAACCAGTTCAGATCGCCATGGTCAGAGGGATACATGGATTTGCTTCCTGCCATTGGAGATTGCCCCATCATGCGTTGGTTCACCGTTCTGATAGCCCTGCTCATCGCGCTACCCAGCCACGCGATTTCATTGCGTGAAATGCGTTTGCAGGAAACCCTCAAGCAAGTTGCCGAACAAAGCAGCGAAGGTACCCCCAGAGCCGTCAATGCCGACATTACCGACGAAGGTTTCGTCGCCAACGGCAGCGAGCTGGTCAACCACCTGTCAGTCAATGCCGAATATGCCGAACGCCTGCAATCAGACCCCCTGCTGGTTCGCAGCCAGTTGCAGGCGAGCGTCTGTGCCGATCAGCGCTTTCGCCGTCTGCTGGACATGGGCGCCACCCTCACCTATCACTTCGTCATCGCCGACTCGGGCCAGCCAGTCCTCACCCAAAGCTTCGTCGCCGATCACTGTCAGGCCCTGTGACAGTCGCCCCTATCTCGTTCCGGGTCAGCCAAGGCTGACCCATATCAAGGCCAACACGTCCCAAAGCAGCCATACTGTCAGCTATAGATACGGCAACCGATGAGGACATCATGGCTTTACTGACCTTCCATGGCGCCACCCGCCAGGTAACCGGCTCCTGCTATCTGTTGGAGGCCAACGACCAGCGGGTGTTGCTTGAATGCGGCATGACCCAGGGCTTTCGCCGCGACGAGGAGAGCAACCGCAACCGCTTTCCCTTTGACCCCAAAAGCCTGCACGCAGTGGTGGTGTCGCACGCCCACCTGGATCACTCGGGGTTATTACCCAAACTGGTTGCCGAAGGCTACAGCGGGCCTATTTATGTCACCCCGCCCAGCGCCGAACTGCTGGACCTGATGCTCAAGGACTCGGCGGGCCTGCAGGAACGTGATGCCGAGTGGGAAAACCGCTGGCGCACCCGCTCAGGCAAGCCCCTGATCAAGCCACTCTACACCCAGCGTGATACCGAACTGGCGCTCGAGTTACTGCAACCGCTGGAATACCGCCAGCCGACCATGGTCGCCAAGGGTATCGAGGTCTGCTTCCATGAAGCCGGACATATCCTCGGCTCGGCCATCGTCGCGGTAACCATACACGAAGCCCATAACCTGACGCGTAAACTGGTGTTCTCCGGCGATCTTGGTAACCAGTGCTCACCCTTGCTGCAGCCGCCGGCCACCCTGGATGAAGCCGATCTCGTGCTGATGGAGTCGACCTATGGCGACCGCGACCATCGCAATCAGGAAGAAACCCTGGCCGAATTGCAGCAGATACTCGACCAGGCCTGGCGAGAGGGAGGCAACGTTCTGATTCCCAGCTTTGCCGTCGGCCGCACTCAGGACCTGCTCTACTACCTGGGCAAGTTCTACCAGAACGGCACCCTCAAGCAGCAAGCGGTGTTTCTCGACAGCCCCATGGCGATCGCCGCTACCGATATCTACAGCCGCTACCTGCCTGCCTCCGAGCAGGAGCGCAAGCTGGCCGGCGATGGCCAGCGCCGAGGCCGGCTCTACAACTGGTTGCCAATTCTCAAATGCACACCCTCGCCGGAAGAGTCCATGGCCCTGAACCGGATCAAGAGTGGAGCGATCATTATTGCCGGTAGCGGCATGTGTACTGGCGGCCGGATAGTCCATCACTTCAAACACAATATCTGGCGCGAGGAGTGTCATCTCGTCATTCCAGGCTTCCAGGCCAAAGGCACGCTGGGCCGGCGCCTGGTCGATGGCGAGAAGCAGATTCGGGTCATCCACCAGAATCTGGCAGTGAAGGCTCAGATCCACACCCTCGGGGGATTTTCCGCCCATGCCGGGCAAAGTCAGTTGATCAACTGGCTCAAGCACTTCAAACATTGCCCTGAGTTGTATCTGGTGCATGGGGAGCTGGAAAAGAGCCAGATATTGGCAGACACCATCCATCAACAACTGGGCTGGCCCGCCAGCATTCCTGAGCAGGGTGAGCAGATCGCATTCTGAGCAGCAAAGACTGCCAAGGAGCCTCTCATGAGCGACGAACTGGGACCTGTTGACTACCTCAACCGTCACTGGCAAACCACTGGCGAAGGCGTGCAACAGAAGCTCGACGAACTGGTCGAGCTGACTGCCGGCAACAGTGGCAATGCCGAACTCTACCGCGAGATGCTACATGGCGTGGTGCGCATGGCCCAGGCTGATCGCAACCGCTGGGACGCCAAGATCATGCTGCAAACCATCCGTGAACTGGAGCAGGCCTTCGCCCGCCTGGATCAGTTCAAGCGCAGCCGCAAGGTTACTGTGTTCGGCTCGGCACGCACTCCCCGCGAGCACCCCGCTTACAAGCTGGCCCAGGATATGGGTCGGCAATTGGCGCGTCATGATTTTATGGCGATCACTGGCGGAGGTGGCGGGATCATGGCCGCCGCCCATGAAGGCGCTGGCCTGGACAATAGTCTTGGCTTCAACATCACTTTGCCGTTCGAGCAACGCTCAAACCATGTGATTCATGAAACTGATCATGATTTGCCGTTCAAGTTCTTCTTTTTGCGCAAGCTTTTCTTCGTCAAGGAAGCCGACGCCCTGATCCTCTGCCCCGGTGGCTTTGGTACTCTTGATGAAACCCTGGAAGTACTAACGCTGATCCAGACAGGGAAAAGCCCGGTGGTTCCGGTGATCCTGCTCGACACCCCTGACGGCAACTACTGGACAAGCCTGCTGCAATTTCTCAACGAACAGCTCTGTACCAACGGCTACATCCACGAGGCCGACTTTCGCCTGATCAGCCTTGTTCACTCAGCCGAGGACGCCATACAGGTTGTCCTCAACTTCTATCGCAACTATCACTCCTCGCGCTGGATCAACTCGCATTATCTGCTGCGCCTGAACCACCCACTCAAGCACAACGCCTTGCGTCAGCTTGAACAGCAGTTCACCGACATCTGCGTGGAGGATGGTTTCTGTCAGGATCAGGATTGCCGTCAGGAGCTGGACGAACCGGAATTCAGCCATCTGCATCGTCTGAGCTTCCGTTTCAATGGCCGCGATCATGGCCGGCTGCGGGAGTTGATCGACTTCGTCAATCAGCCCGAGCACTTGCAATACTGAGGGTTGGCGCCTGAAGGTTAGAACTCGGAGCCAAAACCCCGATACAGCATAAAGCGCAGCTGTTTGGCCCGGTCTTTGGGATCGCTGGCCTTGCCTTCGGGGAAGCGCTTGTTGAAGGTTTCTTGGGCCCGCGCTGGCCAGTCCCAGCACGCATCGCCCAGCACCTGCTCGATCAGGCTGGCAGCCACACCGCGCTGGCGCAGCTCCTCCCGCAGACGCTGCGGCCCATAGCCGCGCTGACTGCGGGCATGGACATAGGCTTCGCAGAAGCGCTCGTCACTAAGCAGGCCGTCATCCTGCAGACGATCCAGCTCGATCTCTGCCTGCTCGCTGGTCGCACCGCGCTGCTTGAGCTTGCGCAGCATTTCGGCATAGCTATGCTCACGCCGCGCCAGCAGATCCATGGCACTGCGACGAATCGCCTGCGGGCTGTCGAGCTGTGAACGGCGAAACATGGTCACTCCTCATACAACAACGGGCCACCCGTAGGCAGCCCGTTGCTTAGACCTAGCAACCTGGTTCAGGCGTCCAGTTCGGCGCTGTCTTCAACCGCCGCCTTGGCATTGCCCGGCTTGGCCAGCAACTGGTCGCGAATGGCCTTCTCAATCTCGTCGGCCACCTGTGGGTTGTCTTCGAGGAACTTGGCGGCATTGGCCTTGCCCTGACCGATCTTGCTGCCCTGGTAGCTGTACCAGGCACCGGATTTCTCGACCAGACCAATCTGCACACCCAGATCGATGATCTCGGCATTGTGGTAGATGCCAGTGCCGTAGAGGATCTGGAACTCGGCCTGGCGGAACGGCGGAGCCACCTTGTTCTTGACCACTTTGACCCGGGTCTCACTACCGACCACTTCGTCACCGTCCTTGACCGCGCCGGTACGGCGAATATCCAGGCGCACCGAGGAATAGAACTTCAGGGCATTACCACCGGTGGTGGTTTCTGGGTTGCCGAACATTACCCCGATCTTCATACGGATCTGGTTGATGAAGATCACCAGGCAGTTGGCATTCTTGATGTTGCCGGTAATCTTGCGCAGTGCCTGAGACATCAGACGGGCCTGTACGCCGACGTGATGATCACCCATCTCGCCCTCGATCTCGGCCTTGGGTACCAACGCCGCTACCGAGTCGACAATGATCACGTCAACCGCATTGGAGCGTACCAGCATGTCGGTGATTTCCAGCGCCTGCTCACCGGTATCGGGCTGCGAAACCAGCAGGTCGTCGACGTTGACGCCAAGCTTGCCGGCGTACTCGGGGTCCAGTGCGTGCTCGGCATCGACGAAGGCGCAGGTGGCGCCATGCTTCTGTGCCTGGGCAATGACCGACAGAGTCAGGGTGGTTTTACCGGAAGATTCCGGGCCGTAGATTTCAACGATCCGGCCCTTGGGCAGTCCACCAATACCGAGGGCGATATCCAGCCCCAGAGAACCAGTCGAGATAGCCGGAATGGCCTGGCGCTCATGGTCGCCCATGCGCATCACGGCGCCTTTGCCAAACTGACGTTCAATCTGACTCAAAGCCGCGGAAAGCGCCTTCTTTTTGTTCTCGTCCATTGTGCATCCTCTCTGGAGTGACGGGTGGTCGACGAATCAACTACTGTATATTTGGTCAGTATTATTCCATAGAAGACTGGCCTCGCCTACCCCTCTTTTCAGTTCAGAGTGCCAACGGCTTGGCAACCCGCTTCTCCAACCCTTCCAGCGCCTTGAGCACGGTCTGGGCTCGCACTTCACGGCGGTTACCCTGCAGTCGTCGACACTCGCTGTGCACCTCACCGCCGCGCACCGCCCAGGCAAACCATACAGTGCCTACCGGCTTTTGCGCCGAACCGCCATCAGGCCCGGCAATGCCGCTGACTGCCACCGCCAGATCGGCACCGGCGGCCTCCAGGGCGCCCTGAGCCATGGCCCGCACCACAGGTTCACTGACCGCACCGTGCTCGGCCAGGTCGGTTTCGCTAACCCCCAGCAGGCGTGCCTTGCTGGCGTTGGCGTACGTAACGAACCCGGTCTCGAACCAGGCCGAGCTGCCGCTGACCCGGGTAATGGCCTCGGCGATACCGCCGCCAGTACAGGACTCGGCGGTGGTTACCGTCAGTCCATGACGGCGCAGCGCATTGCCAAGCCGGGCAGCAGCGGTATCGATCAACGGATCGTAATGCGACATGTGTTCTCCTTGAGCGGGTTTGCGTAGACTATCGGGCTGTTTTCATTCGACTGACCAGGGACTTTCATGAGCCGCGCCGAGAAATCCGCCAGCCATACGCCAATGATGCAACAACGCACCGCATAAACTCGACAAAATCTTTTATTTTCAATCGGTTGAAGCAAAGTTACTGCGCAGCAGAAATAGAAAAAATAGCGCTTATTGGCATGTAATGGCGCACACTTTGCCCCAATCCTGCCCCACGCTTGCGGCACTTACGCACCCCAAGCACCCGCTGCACTGGCAGGATATACCCCCAATACCGCACACCACCAGCCCGCTCAGCTGACAGGCACAGCACTGCCAGATAAATGGCGGGCGATCAGAGCCTATGAACAGGCCCTGACCGGAATCATTGACTGACAAACCTCCAACGCAGGCAAAGTATCCAGTTGATACACATACGGCCGCGCCCCACCTGGTCTAGTAGGTGACAGCCGCACCCGCTTGTAGCCGAGCAACCGCAGGCAGCTACCAACGGAGGTTTGGGTGCCTCGATCATTGACCAACTGCAGGGCTTCTATCACTTGCTGCACGCTGAAGCCTTGCGGCCAATCATTGGCAACCAGGTGTGCGCGGATGCGTTGCTGCAGCTCATAGGCCTTGCGCTGTGGCGCGGGCATGTCTGGGCCATCCAGCCAGGGGCTGGCGTCCAACTCGGCTGCCAGATCCACCCCGGTGGTGCGCTCGGCGGCCTGGTTGGCGCGGGTGGCGGCCAGCCGGCGCGGCATGCCCATGCTGCGGCCGACGGTGTAGAGCGAGCGGAACACCCGCCCCGCAGCCACCACCTCTTCCGCTTCTACCCGTGACGACCTCGGTACCGGCTCGGGGTCAGCTTGCGTGTTGGGCATAACGTACCCGCCATATTTGCGGATGCTGGGCAGCACCTCAGAGGTGACCCACTTCTTAAAGCGCTTGGCCGAGGCCTTGCGGCTGCGCAGGATGGCGGAATACAGGCCGGATTCGTTGATGATGGTCATCTCGCGGATCTGCGAAACACCATTGACCGAGCTGGTACCCACATTGTGGGTACCAGCTTCATCAGAATCCAGCATACGAGTCATCTTCTCCGCATCCCGATACTCAAGCGCTCGCGACAGATCGCTCGCTACCCACCACGGCTCACCATCCACAAGCACCACACGCACCGGCTTGTCATCAAACGCGAACTCGATGATAGGCTGGCTCATGACTCACCCTCCCCGCAGCGCTCATCAGAATGCAGCCCGGCATTGACCAGGGCCAGCAGCGCCTTATCGCTCTGGGCATCCAAGCCGCCTTCCAGATTGCATGCAGCCACCTCTAACCACGCGTCCAGCTCAGAGAAAAAGCCAACCACCTGGCCGCGCAGTGCTGCTTGCTCCGGCGTCAGCACGCTCGCAGCGGGAGGCCCGATCATGTCCAGCACGATCCACTGGAGCGCGCCCAGGCCTTCAGGGCGGCCGTGCTGCTTGAGGTACTTCAGGTAAATGCGAGCCAACCCACGCCCCGCATCGTTACCACCGGCGTAGCCGCCCGTTCTGGGCACAGCCCAAAAGCTGAACTGGGTGCGGCCGCGCACTGGGCCAATGAAGGGTAAGCGATGCAGCGGGAGATCCCGCCGGTTGTTGAAGTGCAGCGGAGCAGCCGCCGACGCCTGCGCTTGAACGCTCATTGGGCACCTCCACGCGCTTCCAGGTCACGGGCTTTGGCCATGGCGGTGTTATACCGCTTGAGCCGGACAGACAGGGAGGAGTCAGCGTGCAGCGCGGTCAGTGCCTGGGCACGGTAGCGGGCGGCGCGATTTTTGAACGGATTGAGGGTAAGAACGGGAAGTTTCGGCATGATCACAGGCCTCTGGTATGCGGTGCTTTCCGCTTACCCCGTCGCCAAACAGGGTGAGCGAACCGTGCAGGTTGGCGAACCGGCTACCAGTAACCGGCAGACCCGAAGGTCTCCCACACGGCCCGCCCATAAAGGCCTTGCCGTGTTGCGGACACAAAAAAACCGCGAAAAGGCGGTGTCCGCCTGGTAGTTACGAGTCGCCAAACCCTTGTCGCTGAATTTGCAGTGACGTAGAAACAGTAGCCGGATTCCGGCCCTTGGTCAACGGTATAGTAATACTGTACGCGAACATGGTGGCTCCAACGGTGGGTACCCTTTCGAGGATACCCATCGCCAAATACGGTTCCACTCAAGTCGATGTAGTTGCTCTATGCATCGGCCAAAGCACCAATAGCCTCATTTACTGCTTGCTGATAGAACGCAGACTCAGGGCGGCGTCTAATGGAGTTCTTTAGACACCCAACCGCACTGGCATAAAGAGCATCAAATGAAACACTCTTCTTTGCATTTGATGCACCGGTATTCTTGGAAACATACTTCTGCACCAAGCTTTCAAGGAAATGCCCCCGAATCAGATTTCTCGTACTTACGTTCGACTCTGCGATTCTTTTAGCCGCCTCTGCAAGCTCCTCCGCTGAGAAAAGCTTTCCCACCTTAGCAAGGTGCGCTTGCAGCTTCTGTAAATCAAAATCAGGCGACTTCTCAGACACCATAAACCTAGTGCAGTTATCGGGGACCACGGCAACACCGCGCTGGTAAATATGATTTGCGCAGTCGTATAACACTAGCTGCTCCACAGCCCGAAAGACGTCTTCAAACCACCGTTCGCAGTCAGCCTGGGTTGCACGCACTGCACGACACCACACGAACGATATCTCTGCGACTGACTCAACGTTGTACAGGCAGTTTTCGATAGAGTAGCCGTGGGTGTAGAGAATTCGAGGGTCTTGAATATTCTGCCCTGAAGCACGGATAAAGTCCGAATCTCGTGCTGCCAGAACTTTAAGATCAGCTTCTAATATCTCATTTATTTTCCTGTCAACTTCTGGTGCACCATACATGGGAAGCACTTCAACCGACACGTCAGACAACTCATCAAAGACTACCTTCCAGAAGGGTATATCGTCATCCCCTTCAACATACAAAACGACGTCGCATCGATAAAAAAAGTTCAACACATTTTCTGCATCGGCAGAATAATCAAGAGACGACATGAAGGATATCCTCCATATCAATTATCGACCCCTTATATTTACTTGCAATTTCAGGGGAGTGGGTAGCCACGACTACCTGCGCATTGGGATTAAGGCTTTTAATGGCAGGCACGACTCTCCGCTGCCATGCAATATGAAGAGACAACTCCGGCTCATCAGCCAAGAATATATACGACTCCTGTCTCTGCAGCACTGCTTCAGTCAGCAAAATAAGAAGTTGTTTCTCACCAGAGGAGAGCTTAGAAACCGAGAACTTTTTTGGCTCAACAATTGTCAGAACCCCTGAATCAAACTCAAACCGCTTGCCAACAATAAAGTCAGAAATAATTTTCAGGAAGAGATCTAATTGACTAAAAACATCTTTGCTGTCTTTCTCAGCTTGAAGCGATAACTCGTAAACTTTACTGATACGTCTGGAAGCCTCGATCGGAGTAAAGTCTAACTGGTCATCACGCTCAACTCGATCAACTCGCTCACCGCGCGCCTTAAGCTCCTTACGTTCCCGCTCATCATCCAACCAGCTTCGAATCCCTCTAACCGCCTCATCAACGGCTTTTACATGCTCGTTAATTCTCTTGGTAACTGAACCACCAGAAAGTCCCAGCTGCTTATAAGCAGACATCAGATTTTTGCGTTCAGAGTCAGCATCGTAAGTCAACGCAAACCCTGTCTTAGCCGGATTAGGCTCTTGCTGATAAAGCAAAGACATAAGAACTTCACGCTGAAGTTCATAAGAAATATCCCTTGCTTTCTGTGACAGCTCAAGCTGATACTTAGTCAACCCCTGCATCAGCTCTTGCAAGCGAGCATCCACAGGCCCTTGCAACTTCCTATTATACGCCCCTCGATCCCCCGCATCGTACTCTTGCGCATTCCTGAACCTGTACACCGAAAGTGATGCCAGAGACACTAGCCCAGCCAGCTCATCCTTGATTACTTGAGCCGCTTCAGCAGCGCGCCGCCGATATAGCGACGCACTTCGAATTTCATCGACGCCAATCAAAGGCAAAGCAAATTTTTTCTGACCGATGCTGTACTTAGCAAGCGCGAACGGAACATCGTCATGCTTAGTTACACGAACAGTTCGTGTGCTGCCCTCATGACCAAGCTTCACGACCACTGACTCAAACTCATTTTCCGCCAAAGCAGAAACATCTACCGATAGAACAGCATTCAATATATTCATGAATGTTGTCTTGCCGGTACCATTCTGCCCAATAACAATATTTACATCGTTATTGAAAGAGCAGAACGCTTTAAACTCTCCCCAGAACCCCTGTATTTCTACATCAATAATCTTGTACATTCAGCATCCCTTCCGAGGCGCAATCCAAAGACTCCCAGACATCTATATACGTCTAGGGCTCCTAGATTAACGCCGGCTCACGCCATCCGCTATGCCTTTATGGATGGAAATCCTCCTGATCAATGCACCCTCGGACCTGCACAGCACACGCAAGCAAGGCGTTCTCCGCTTCATCCAACGCCCTACGCCAATCGTCATTCACTACCAGCGGCTGGCGTGCCGGCAGCAGGCACGGCACCAGGCTGCACTGTGCTTTCTGAACGGTAGGCTGCGGGATCGGTTGTGGCTGGGCGGGCGTAGAGCAGCCCGAGTTCAACAGGCACATGCTCAGACAGATACTGCCTAATAGTTTGGTCATTGCGTTTCAGTTCCTCTATCGCTTGTGATTGATTAGCGGCATTGCGGCGCACCTGCTGCCGCAGCAGCTCAAGCCCTCGGCCGATCTCCGCAATGCGCTCCATTTCCTGCTGCTGCCCTTCCAACACCCTTGCTTGCACCTGGATAAGCTCATCGGCTTTGGCCAGATCCCGCTCGGCCGTCTCGGCCCTCAACCGCTGCAGCTCGATGCGCGGCGACACA is a genomic window of Halopseudomonas phragmitis containing:
- a CDS encoding diacylglycerol kinase, producing MSDNPYKGITGWRRIWRAAGYSLDGLSAAYRGEAAFRQLVWLALVLIPLAIWLPVDNIGRALMIGSVLLSLIIELLNSAIEAAIDRISLERHPLSKASKDMGSAAQMLGLLLIIVVWSLVLLG
- the erdR gene encoding response regulator transcription factor ErdR, with product MGLTYDILIADDHPLFRSALKQALSSGLGADLRLTEAGSIAELQNCLDQRGDWDLVLLDLNMPGAYGFSGLVLLRGQYPQIPVVVISAQEEAAVVTRARDFGASGFIPKSSTLEGIQAAVTEVLEGGVCWPAQSEDSGPLSDQEQALSAQLASLTPQQFRVLTMVCDGLLNKQIAYELNVSEATVKAHVTAIFRKLGVRTRTQAALALQHMELTQTGH
- a CDS encoding DMT family transporter gives rise to the protein MNLRTYKADALMLITALIWGTTFVAQSLGMEHIGPLLYTGLRFTLGALVVLPLVLLARPQADQAHRRFSRPMLLGSLVLGLVLTLGINLQQIGLMFTTVTNSGFITGLYVILVPLFGLFIGMRTGLGTWGGALLALVGMLLLSINEDYRIVSGDWLQLAGAACWAVHVLLVGALASRYDPIRVAFLQFVVCALISLTLAFALEPIDWDAVLLAGPAILYGGLLAVGIAFTLQVVAQKDALASHAAIILSLEAVFAAIAGWLVLNETLSLRGFIGCCLMLAGMLIAQLVPLYLERRRTLLAVQQEPAGHH
- a CDS encoding tRNA-uridine aminocarboxypropyltransferase, with the protein product MPHAVNQLRHELKARSTREFKARGSRMQRCAGCHLAVHTCICALRPNLQAEPCFCLLMHALEPLKPTNTGRLIADCLADTQAFVWSRTEVDPALLALLADPRWQPYVVFPVEYARVGQAVVSAPQATPGKRPLLIILDATWTQARKMFRKSPYLAGLPLLSLQPEQASRYRLRRSCREEHLCTVEVAAACLAAAGEPQVGQCLDDYFQVFSESYLASRLRVSAPHSPARERLQARLEG
- a CDS encoding PA3611 family quorum-sensing-regulated virulence factor; the protein is MRWFTVLIALLIALPSHAISLREMRLQETLKQVAEQSSEGTPRAVNADITDEGFVANGSELVNHLSVNAEYAERLQSDPLLVRSQLQASVCADQRFRRLLDMGATLTYHFVIADSGQPVLTQSFVADHCQAL
- a CDS encoding MBL fold metallo-hydrolase RNA specificity domain-containing protein encodes the protein MALLTFHGATRQVTGSCYLLEANDQRVLLECGMTQGFRRDEESNRNRFPFDPKSLHAVVVSHAHLDHSGLLPKLVAEGYSGPIYVTPPSAELLDLMLKDSAGLQERDAEWENRWRTRSGKPLIKPLYTQRDTELALELLQPLEYRQPTMVAKGIEVCFHEAGHILGSAIVAVTIHEAHNLTRKLVFSGDLGNQCSPLLQPPATLDEADLVLMESTYGDRDHRNQEETLAELQQILDQAWREGGNVLIPSFAVGRTQDLLYYLGKFYQNGTLKQQAVFLDSPMAIAATDIYSRYLPASEQERKLAGDGQRRGRLYNWLPILKCTPSPEESMALNRIKSGAIIIAGSGMCTGGRIVHHFKHNIWREECHLVIPGFQAKGTLGRRLVDGEKQIRVIHQNLAVKAQIHTLGGFSAHAGQSQLINWLKHFKHCPELYLVHGELEKSQILADTIHQQLGWPASIPEQGEQIAF
- a CDS encoding LOG family protein; amino-acid sequence: MSDELGPVDYLNRHWQTTGEGVQQKLDELVELTAGNSGNAELYREMLHGVVRMAQADRNRWDAKIMLQTIRELEQAFARLDQFKRSRKVTVFGSARTPREHPAYKLAQDMGRQLARHDFMAITGGGGGIMAAAHEGAGLDNSLGFNITLPFEQRSNHVIHETDHDLPFKFFFLRKLFFVKEADALILCPGGFGTLDETLEVLTLIQTGKSPVVPVILLDTPDGNYWTSLLQFLNEQLCTNGYIHEADFRLISLVHSAEDAIQVVLNFYRNYHSSRWINSHYLLRLNHPLKHNALRQLEQQFTDICVEDGFCQDQDCRQELDEPEFSHLHRLSFRFNGRDHGRLRELIDFVNQPEHLQY
- a CDS encoding regulatory protein RecX, with protein sequence MFRRSQLDSPQAIRRSAMDLLARREHSYAEMLRKLKQRGATSEQAEIELDRLQDDGLLSDERFCEAYVHARSQRGYGPQRLREELRQRGVAASLIEQVLGDACWDWPARAQETFNKRFPEGKASDPKDRAKQLRFMLYRGFGSEF